A region of Pseudarthrobacter sp. NIBRBAC000502770 DNA encodes the following proteins:
- a CDS encoding glycosyltransferase family 4 protein: MRTVEVLYATGRDVRAWEKAYAEGSVPDRWPYGLHQVSAGMDKPASYSEALPLNQKSLLKWLAASLHRGNNNQTAIAWDEDTAIRLFFQKPSAAKYTGVIWATDRLIRQETNRKDMILRRILPKFDGLWVLSRAQEEVLRTWLGRDAPPIFFLPFGIDEDFFSPYEYPKKPLVLSVGRDRDRDSATLFEALEEVKRIRPDVELAVQTTASTAAPPGVTLLPMMPHTELRQHYRAASVVAVATRPNVHVSGMTVALEAMATGRPVVISGTEGMADYVEHGISGVLVKPQDAGSMASGILGLLGNPVEAAEMGIRGRQKVELHHTTQKMAQLLSSMIRQ; this comes from the coding sequence ATGAGGACAGTCGAGGTGCTCTACGCAACTGGCCGGGACGTAAGGGCGTGGGAAAAAGCCTATGCCGAAGGATCGGTTCCGGACCGATGGCCTTATGGACTTCATCAGGTCAGTGCAGGGATGGACAAGCCAGCGAGCTATTCTGAGGCGCTACCTCTGAACCAAAAATCCTTGCTGAAGTGGCTGGCCGCCAGCCTTCATCGTGGGAACAACAACCAGACGGCAATCGCCTGGGACGAAGACACCGCGATTCGACTATTCTTCCAAAAGCCTTCCGCGGCAAAGTATACCGGGGTCATCTGGGCTACTGACCGCCTAATCCGACAGGAAACCAATAGGAAGGACATGATCCTCCGTAGGATACTTCCAAAGTTTGACGGACTATGGGTATTGAGTCGCGCTCAAGAGGAAGTCCTCCGCACGTGGTTGGGCCGGGATGCGCCCCCCATCTTCTTTTTACCATTTGGCATTGATGAAGATTTTTTCTCGCCATACGAGTACCCAAAAAAACCTCTTGTTCTCAGTGTGGGACGTGACCGGGATCGAGATTCAGCCACACTCTTCGAAGCTCTGGAAGAAGTTAAGCGCATCCGACCCGATGTGGAGTTGGCTGTGCAAACGACGGCATCTACGGCGGCGCCACCCGGCGTGACATTACTACCTATGATGCCCCACACTGAGCTGCGTCAGCACTACCGGGCCGCCTCTGTAGTGGCGGTAGCAACTCGTCCAAACGTTCATGTATCTGGGATGACTGTGGCGCTAGAGGCGATGGCAACTGGCCGCCCAGTGGTCATAAGCGGTACAGAGGGCATGGCGGACTACGTAGAGCACGGCATTTCAGGCGTACTCGTTAAACCACAGGACGCCGGTTCTATGGCCTCTGGAATACTGGGACTTTTGGGTAACCCTGTGGAGGCCGCAGAGATGGGAATACGAGGCCGCCAAAAGGTGGAATTGCATCACACCACTCAGAAGATGGCACAGCTTTTGTCTAGCATGATTCGACAGTAG
- a CDS encoding polysaccharide pyruvyl transferase family protein: MTVESVLSGFRLETKTALIDALDGIDQVALLDFPSHMNVGDGMIWAGERAYLQSLGIRVRYTCDIERYSPVALKKMLPAGAILLHGGGNLGDVWPKFQAFRERVVGDFPDRKIIQLPQTLYYDSPVRARASDRIFGNHADLTVMLRDENSMERAERLLPSVRKVFVRDMALGWSPDIPTSDMSRGVLVLARRDTEAKGSTASVAKQLSAMADVEVADWGLKGLERAKWKATKIPGRIARQNDVLLDSRQTAKLLTHSYERMLGMNLQAGVQEFANRRLIITDRLHAHVLASLMEIPHVVLDNSYGKVSSIYNDYTHKFPSARFATSQPEALELARDLLAKGNS; this comes from the coding sequence ATGACAGTTGAGTCCGTTCTTTCGGGTTTCAGACTTGAGACCAAGACAGCCCTAATTGATGCCCTAGATGGAATCGACCAAGTTGCGCTGCTTGATTTTCCGTCACACATGAATGTTGGTGATGGGATGATCTGGGCCGGTGAGCGAGCATACCTGCAGTCCTTGGGCATTCGAGTTCGATACACCTGCGACATCGAGCGCTACAGCCCGGTTGCACTCAAGAAGATGCTTCCTGCGGGAGCCATCCTTCTTCACGGTGGCGGTAATCTTGGGGACGTCTGGCCCAAGTTTCAGGCCTTTCGAGAACGCGTAGTTGGCGATTTCCCAGACCGAAAGATCATCCAACTTCCACAGACCCTCTACTACGACTCGCCGGTTCGAGCGCGAGCATCTGACCGGATCTTTGGTAACCACGCTGACCTCACCGTCATGTTGCGTGATGAGAACTCCATGGAAAGGGCTGAGAGACTGCTCCCGTCAGTTCGAAAAGTGTTCGTACGAGACATGGCACTGGGTTGGAGCCCGGACATTCCAACTTCGGATATGAGCCGAGGCGTTCTCGTCCTGGCTCGCAGGGATACCGAGGCTAAAGGATCAACTGCCAGCGTTGCCAAACAACTCAGTGCTATGGCGGATGTTGAGGTTGCAGACTGGGGTCTAAAGGGTCTAGAGCGTGCTAAATGGAAGGCAACAAAGATTCCTGGCAGGATCGCGCGTCAGAATGACGTGCTGCTAGATTCGCGTCAGACAGCCAAGTTGCTGACGCATTCTTACGAGCGAATGCTCGGAATGAATCTCCAAGCGGGGGTTCAAGAATTTGCCAACCGCAGGCTTATCATCACGGATAGGTTACATGCGCATGTGCTTGCTTCCCTAATGGAAATTCCACACGTCGTATTAGATAACTCCTACGGCAAAGTGAGCTCCATTTATAATGATTACACTCACAAGTTCCCTTCAGCTCGGTTCGCTACCTCTCAACCTGAAGCGCTGGAACTCGCCAGGGACCTGCTGGCCAAGGGGAACTCATGA
- a CDS encoding lipopolysaccharide biosynthesis protein — MAALPRVDHALDRRGNTAKGISFSAFAGIASLVAGVVLLPLVLSAVGAAAYGTWLFLLAVASFLFFLDLGVGTAIVHFLSRSRSGDETTDPNRVTSTGLAWAAGACLLALSVFAAVAINYANEARQSVSDTEFSVMVLAGIGILATMAIRPMSSVLFGSGFLHVERTYQVVGVLVRVLGTLAACWLNGGIIGVVLAEAVALMVPPIIATFRVRRLQLVHMHWNKVSTAELKRMMAYSLGAFSVSMVGASILQFGTVIIGVIGNADQVAYFNAAFRIYASVRQVIGWLTDPFRSVLSRLYVRDLSKANVVLYDLLFVAFAASTIGCLLLLVTLPVVLEVWLAGSVPTTEVATAASALLAGLVLNALHIPLIPASDAAGSPGAFLTHQVMWLVSYAGFALILFPACGITGVALAMTIPLPVLEFAYLLTAGRTVNLNYKRWFTRVARPVLPVLILGLIAVSFTAIFPQPVYVVAAGIFFAGSSILLLFLTRVSWSYSSVLGSLRTEA, encoded by the coding sequence ATGGCTGCTTTGCCCCGCGTCGATCACGCCTTAGACCGGCGAGGCAACACGGCGAAAGGCATATCATTTAGCGCATTCGCCGGAATCGCCTCTCTGGTAGCAGGCGTGGTATTGCTCCCTTTAGTGCTTTCTGCCGTTGGCGCCGCAGCGTATGGAACTTGGTTGTTTCTCTTAGCGGTTGCATCCTTTCTCTTCTTTCTAGATCTCGGCGTCGGGACGGCGATCGTGCATTTCCTGTCGCGTTCTCGAAGCGGTGACGAAACGACAGATCCGAATAGGGTCACTTCAACAGGACTCGCTTGGGCTGCCGGAGCCTGCTTGCTCGCCCTAAGCGTTTTCGCTGCTGTAGCAATCAACTACGCCAACGAGGCGCGTCAGAGTGTGAGCGACACCGAGTTTTCGGTCATGGTCCTCGCAGGCATCGGCATCCTTGCGACTATGGCGATCCGACCAATGAGCTCCGTACTCTTTGGATCAGGCTTCCTGCATGTTGAGCGGACCTACCAGGTAGTCGGAGTTCTTGTACGGGTACTTGGAACACTGGCAGCTTGCTGGCTGAATGGCGGCATCATAGGTGTGGTCTTGGCGGAAGCTGTTGCTCTTATGGTGCCACCCATCATCGCGACCTTCAGAGTTCGCCGGTTACAACTCGTCCATATGCATTGGAACAAGGTATCAACCGCCGAACTTAAACGCATGATGGCCTACAGCTTGGGCGCCTTCAGTGTTTCCATGGTGGGTGCCTCAATTTTGCAATTCGGAACGGTGATCATTGGAGTAATAGGCAATGCAGATCAGGTTGCTTATTTCAATGCCGCATTCCGGATATATGCAAGCGTACGACAGGTTATTGGCTGGCTCACAGATCCTTTCCGCTCGGTATTGAGCAGGCTCTACGTCAGAGATTTGAGCAAAGCGAACGTCGTGCTTTACGATCTTCTTTTTGTCGCCTTCGCGGCATCGACAATTGGATGCCTTCTCCTTCTCGTAACGCTACCTGTGGTGCTAGAAGTCTGGCTTGCGGGGTCAGTCCCAACCACCGAGGTTGCGACGGCAGCAAGCGCCCTTCTTGCCGGCCTCGTCCTCAATGCACTCCACATACCGCTGATCCCAGCGTCTGACGCCGCCGGGAGTCCAGGCGCTTTCCTGACTCACCAAGTCATGTGGCTTGTATCGTACGCCGGGTTCGCCCTCATACTTTTTCCCGCCTGCGGCATAACAGGGGTGGCCTTGGCAATGACAATTCCGCTGCCGGTTCTGGAGTTTGCATACTTGTTGACAGCAGGTCGCACTGTAAATCTTAATTACAAACGGTGGTTTACTCGGGTGGCACGCCCGGTTCTTCCGGTGCTGATTCTCGGACTGATTGCCGTCTCGTTTACTGCTATATTTCCGCAACCAGTGTACGTAGTCGCTGCCGGAATATTTTTTGCTGGATCGAGCATATTATTGTTGTTTCTAACACGTGTTAGCTGGTCCTATAGTTCCGTACTCGGTTCGTTACGCACCGAAGCATAA
- a CDS encoding IS3 family transposase: MLQVAGVARSTFFYHQARLLVPDPQKSLMATVTEIFEKNHGRCGHRRVHTELVKQGWSISKKSVLKLMRSLRLVCMVRWKKRCNSHQGEQGRVAQKLLNREFDADAQNQKWVTDVTEFSVDGRKLYLSPVMDLFDRQIISYRGGLSPNLELTNASLREALSCLEHGQHPLVHLDQGFQYQHASWWALLEGAGAGQSMYRKANCYDNAVREDFFGHLKEELFHRVRLLNTEALTTALYKYIRWYNTERISTKLEGLSPVQYRAQALAG, encoded by the coding sequence CTGCTGCAGGTCGCCGGCGTTGCCCGGTCGACGTTCTTCTATCACCAAGCCCGTCTCCTAGTCCCCGATCCGCAGAAGTCACTCATGGCCACCGTCACGGAGATCTTCGAGAAGAACCATGGCCGGTGCGGGCACCGCCGGGTTCATACCGAGCTGGTCAAGCAAGGGTGGTCGATTTCGAAGAAATCCGTGCTGAAGCTGATGCGTTCGCTGCGGCTTGTCTGCATGGTCCGATGGAAGAAGCGCTGCAACTCCCACCAGGGCGAGCAGGGCAGAGTTGCCCAGAAGCTGCTGAACCGGGAGTTCGACGCGGATGCCCAAAATCAGAAATGGGTAACAGACGTAACCGAGTTCAGCGTCGACGGCCGCAAGCTCTACCTCTCGCCGGTCATGGACCTCTTCGACCGGCAGATCATCTCCTACCGCGGTGGCCTCTCCCCGAACCTGGAGCTCACCAACGCCTCGCTGCGCGAGGCCCTCAGCTGCCTTGAGCACGGTCAGCATCCGCTCGTACATTTGGATCAGGGCTTCCAGTACCAGCACGCCTCCTGGTGGGCTCTCCTCGAGGGAGCCGGTGCAGGACAATCGATGTACCGCAAAGCCAATTGCTACGACAACGCAGTGAGGGAGGACTTCTTCGGACACCTCAAAGAAGAGCTCTTCCACCGGGTCCGCTTACTCAACACCGAAGCACTTACCACGGCACTGTACAAGTACATCCGCTGGTACAACACCGAAAGAATCTCGACAAAGCTCGAGGGCCTGAGCCCGGTGCAATACCGTGCTCAGGCCCTCGCGGGTTAG
- a CDS encoding MBL fold metallo-hydrolase, producing MSEWLEVGTDNYVLVTEGSLLNTGLVVGSERAMLIDTGCGPRQGREILDAVRQKTDLPLVVVNTHAHYDHFFGNAVFVEAGVTEFWAHQNCATEIDQRGDVQRRHVGTLEPEMAAGEGENVELVVPNAIVKDQPVLVDLGGLTATLFYLGRGHTDGDLLVGTPTTLYVGDLVEHGAHPSFEDSYPEEWADVLRHISALRHRYEFLIPGHGKPCSDQFVKTMANTMSTAVRQARQSIRDTPNDATKAIPVLPYGPEQSRWFIKRLQESRGESSRVS from the coding sequence ATGTCGGAATGGCTCGAAGTCGGCACGGACAACTATGTACTGGTCACTGAAGGATCCCTGCTGAACACGGGCCTGGTAGTCGGCTCCGAACGCGCTATGCTTATTGACACCGGATGCGGTCCCCGCCAGGGACGCGAGATCTTGGACGCAGTCAGGCAGAAAACGGACCTGCCGCTCGTGGTAGTCAATACCCATGCCCACTACGATCATTTCTTCGGCAACGCCGTCTTCGTTGAAGCTGGGGTGACTGAATTTTGGGCCCACCAGAACTGCGCCACCGAGATTGACCAGCGCGGTGACGTGCAGCGCCGGCACGTTGGAACGCTGGAGCCTGAGATGGCCGCCGGTGAAGGCGAGAACGTGGAACTCGTGGTCCCCAATGCAATCGTCAAAGACCAGCCCGTCCTGGTGGACCTGGGTGGCCTCACTGCGACCCTGTTCTACCTGGGCCGCGGCCACACTGATGGTGATCTCCTTGTGGGGACGCCCACGACTCTCTACGTGGGTGACCTGGTGGAGCATGGCGCCCACCCCTCGTTCGAGGACTCCTACCCCGAGGAATGGGCCGACGTTCTCCGGCACATCTCGGCACTGCGCCACCGGTACGAATTCCTTATTCCGGGCCACGGAAAGCCCTGCAGCGACCAGTTCGTCAAAACCATGGCGAACACCATGAGCACCGCCGTCCGCCAAGCCCGCCAGTCCATTCGTGACACACCCAACGATGCTACGAAGGCAATTCCTGTCTTGCCATATGGACCTGAGCAGTCTCGGTGGTTCATCAAACGTTTGCAGGAGAGCCGGGGGGAATCGAGTCGTGTGTCATAA
- a CDS encoding polysaccharide biosynthesis tyrosine autokinase, which yields MDLREYLRIFRRNSLLIVAVTLAGLLAGGTYSILTKPTYTAETQLFVAIQSSGSVQELQQGNTFSQARVQSYVKTVSSPVVLQPAIDALGLAVTPQELATRVKATTDANTVLITIAVEDGSSVQAAATAQAVAESLIKAVDTLEKPKTGGTSPVSLSVITPATAPTSPSAPNTKINLILGLLVGLTVGAAISLLRSTLDTRIRGEADVRRVSDAPLLGGISFDPLATRNPLLTQAAAQSPRAESFRQLRTNLQFANVTGHAKSVLVSSSLPGEGKSTTATNLAIALAQAGKSVCLIDADLRRPMVHEYLGLDRNAGLTTALVGAADVNDLLQPWGEDNLHVLTSGQIPPNPSELLGSDDMRNLIESLEEAFDSIVIDAPPLLPVTDAAVLSRHVGGVVLVIGSQKISQQDLEKSLSALDLVGANLLGVVLNRLPVKGPDAYSYSYYSNDQGSDYQGESLSSNPSDTPKVRRSRDNSREEATHTYRSPSKFPLGHN from the coding sequence TTGGACCTACGCGAGTACCTGCGCATCTTTCGACGTAACTCGTTACTAATAGTGGCTGTCACCCTAGCGGGTTTGCTCGCTGGCGGAACCTACTCCATTCTGACGAAGCCGACCTACACTGCAGAAACACAGCTGTTTGTGGCCATTCAGAGCTCCGGTTCCGTGCAGGAACTGCAGCAGGGAAATACTTTCAGTCAGGCGCGAGTTCAGTCGTACGTCAAGACCGTCTCGTCCCCCGTGGTACTTCAGCCTGCCATCGACGCCCTGGGCTTGGCAGTCACCCCCCAAGAACTTGCGACACGCGTAAAGGCGACTACAGACGCCAATACTGTGCTAATTACTATCGCAGTCGAGGACGGCTCCTCCGTGCAAGCCGCTGCTACGGCACAAGCGGTAGCAGAGAGCCTCATCAAGGCCGTCGACACCTTGGAGAAACCGAAAACTGGCGGTACATCACCGGTAAGTCTGTCGGTCATCACGCCGGCCACTGCGCCTACCTCACCGTCAGCTCCAAACACCAAAATCAACCTAATTCTTGGGTTGCTCGTTGGTCTTACAGTTGGTGCTGCTATATCGCTACTAAGGTCCACTCTCGATACCAGAATCCGCGGCGAAGCAGATGTGCGGCGGGTAAGCGACGCCCCACTGCTGGGTGGTATCAGTTTTGATCCTTTGGCGACGCGAAATCCGCTACTGACACAGGCGGCGGCGCAAAGTCCCCGAGCAGAATCTTTCCGCCAGCTTAGAACAAACTTGCAGTTTGCCAACGTAACCGGTCACGCAAAATCTGTCCTTGTAAGTTCATCTCTCCCAGGAGAGGGCAAAAGCACCACCGCCACGAACCTGGCCATCGCCTTGGCTCAGGCCGGAAAATCGGTCTGCCTTATCGACGCTGACCTTCGTCGGCCGATGGTTCACGAGTACCTGGGTTTGGACAGGAATGCAGGCCTAACAACGGCACTTGTTGGGGCGGCAGATGTCAACGATCTCCTGCAGCCATGGGGAGAAGATAACCTTCACGTCCTCACATCAGGACAGATCCCTCCCAATCCAAGTGAGCTCTTGGGTTCTGACGATATGCGGAACCTAATTGAAAGCCTGGAGGAAGCGTTCGATTCAATCGTAATTGACGCTCCACCACTACTTCCCGTTACAGACGCCGCCGTTCTTTCACGACACGTAGGAGGCGTTGTACTGGTCATCGGATCACAAAAGATTTCCCAACAGGACCTGGAAAAGTCTCTGAGTGCTCTGGACCTCGTCGGCGCAAATCTTCTTGGGGTCGTGTTGAACAGGCTGCCGGTGAAGGGGCCCGATGCCTACAGCTACAGCTACTACAGCAACGACCAAGGCAGCGACTACCAGGGCGAATCTTTAAGCAGCAATCCCTCTGACACGCCGAAAGTGCGCCGCTCTCGAGACAATAGCAGAGAAGAAGCGACACACACTTACCGCTCCCCAAGCAAGTTTCCGCTCGGTCATAACTAA
- a CDS encoding helix-turn-helix domain-containing protein: protein MVEERWWQSPQNVCTRSNSRSPWSNGSPRARLPRISLEAGLSSPRLLETWVRAYRREGADALQPKSKGRPRKPDSPPPAELPELERLRRENERLRAEVAYLGKLRALRAQERR, encoded by the coding sequence GAGGAGCGTTGGTGGCAAAGCCCACAAAACGTATGTACTCGTTCGAATTCAAGATCGCCTTGGTCGAACGGTTCACCGCGGGCGAGACTTCCCCGGATCTCGCTAGAAGCCGGATTATCCTCGCCTCGTCTGCTCGAAACGTGGGTGCGGGCATATCGTCGCGAGGGTGCCGATGCGTTGCAACCGAAGTCCAAAGGCCGACCCAGGAAGCCCGACTCGCCGCCGCCTGCGGAGCTGCCTGAACTGGAACGTTTACGGCGGGAGAACGAGCGGCTGAGGGCGGAAGTGGCTTACCTGGGAAAATTGCGGGCCTTGAGGGCGCAGGAACGACGGTGA